Proteins encoded by one window of Lactobacillus sp. ESL0684:
- a CDS encoding AraC family transcriptional regulator, which yields MVYQSINYKVGQKYDIQLIHNNSTNYYAPSCWHNSIELLLCYSGLADVKIGSKEHQINKDEILFINSTKAHSIKSNHPFVILTLTINKECLGTYQEIFPSLEFNTEQTKDNFQDLISLRCYIEELRALKQQTNIRGIEFRENVCINDIIYLLLTKMEISNSNDNSFRKSKRFEETISNIMLYIEKNYEKPLTLEDTAKSFSYSTAYFSKFFRKHTGMSYTEYLTNARLKHAYFDLIMTDLSITKIALKNGFANSRAFSTYFKRVYGNNPQEYRNIIQSEKRTSNQ from the coding sequence ATGGTTTATCAATCTATAAACTATAAAGTTGGTCAAAAGTATGATATACAGTTAATTCACAACAATTCAACAAACTATTACGCCCCTAGCTGTTGGCATAATTCAATTGAGCTATTACTTTGTTATAGTGGATTAGCAGATGTAAAAATTGGTTCAAAAGAGCATCAAATTAATAAAGACGAAATACTATTTATCAATAGTACCAAGGCCCATTCTATTAAGTCTAATCACCCTTTTGTGATTCTAACTCTAACAATTAACAAAGAGTGTTTAGGTACATATCAAGAAATATTTCCATCCTTAGAATTTAACACTGAACAAACAAAAGATAACTTTCAGGACTTAATAAGCTTGCGCTGCTACATAGAAGAGCTAAGAGCTCTTAAACAGCAAACCAATATTAGAGGAATTGAGTTTAGAGAAAATGTTTGCATAAATGACATTATTTATTTACTGTTAACAAAAATGGAAATTAGTAACTCTAACGATAATTCATTTAGAAAGTCCAAACGTTTCGAAGAAACAATTTCGAATATCATGCTTTATATTGAGAAAAACTATGAAAAGCCATTAACTTTAGAAGATACGGCTAAATCTTTTTCATATTCTACTGCTTACTTTTCCAAGTTTTTCAGAAAGCATACAGGGATGTCGTATACAGAATACCTAACTAACGCTAGACTAAAGCATGCTTATTTTGATCTAATAATGACTGATCTTTCGATTACTAAAATTGCTTTAAAAAATGGCTTTGCTAATTCTAGGGCCTTTAGCACTTATTTTAAGCGTGTTTATGGAAATAATCCGCAAGAATATCGTAATATCATTCAATCTGAAAAGAGAACTAGTAACCAATAA
- a CDS encoding LiaF domain-containing protein: MKKHKIKEIFWGLTLLAAAAFLVMNQLNLLAFQLNFWTVLWTIIFGACLIAGIVNKSITATVFSMAFLLIIYAKPLKITRIVPWTVLLAACLISVGLHLIFTKHGHKTHVYVNGHEFKGNWTKMGTEKSFHADHIFGSDSKSVDDADIVISQRMSDVSRYVHSQNLRSVTINSLMGDAEVYLDAAKPASDTVMVDINSSMSEISIYIPLAWQVDDQLTSVFGEVEVRGTSSGEGPTLVLTGSSKLGNVNVNYI, from the coding sequence ATGAAGAAACATAAAATTAAAGAAATATTTTGGGGCCTTACTTTGCTAGCTGCAGCTGCCTTTTTGGTCATGAATCAGCTTAATTTGTTGGCCTTCCAACTGAACTTTTGGACAGTCCTTTGGACAATTATTTTTGGTGCATGCTTAATCGCAGGTATAGTTAATAAAAGCATAACAGCAACAGTATTTTCTATGGCATTTTTATTAATTATTTATGCTAAACCGCTCAAAATTACACGGATTGTGCCGTGGACTGTGCTGCTGGCTGCTTGCCTAATTAGTGTGGGCTTGCATTTGATTTTTACTAAACATGGTCACAAGACTCATGTTTATGTTAATGGCCATGAGTTTAAGGGGAATTGGACTAAAATGGGAACGGAAAAGTCTTTTCATGCTGATCATATTTTTGGCAGCGATAGTAAAAGTGTTGATGATGCGGATATCGTGATCAGTCAGAGGATGTCGGATGTATCACGTTATGTGCACTCACAGAATTTGCGTAGTGTAACTATTAATTCGCTAATGGGAGATGCTGAAGTTTACCTTGATGCTGCTAAACCTGCTAGTGACACTGTAATGGTGGATATTAATTCATCAATGAGTGAAATTTCAATTTATATTCCGTTAGCTTGGCAAGTTGATGACCAACTTACTTCAGTCTTTGGTGAGGTTGAAGTACGGGGAACGTCTTCTGGCGAGGGACCGACCTTGGTTTTGACAGGTAGTAGTAAACTTGGAAATGTTAATGTTAATTATATATAA
- a CDS encoding LytTR family DNA-binding domain-containing protein, whose protein sequence is MKVKIDLDPDIAEPVVTIHAKELSAEVEQVYRQLQEVNKRPDQLECHKDGASYYLYLTDILFFETEERQVIAHTKRESFSIDYKLYELEDLLSSQFMRVSKSTILNLRQVYALTRSISNCQVHFHDTYKAVYVSRHYYHSLRDRLNERRSL, encoded by the coding sequence ATGAAAGTTAAGATTGATCTTGATCCCGATATTGCAGAACCTGTGGTGACAATTCATGCCAAAGAATTATCGGCAGAAGTTGAGCAAGTTTATCGGCAACTTCAGGAGGTTAATAAACGACCAGATCAGCTTGAGTGTCATAAAGATGGTGCTTCATATTATTTGTATTTAACTGATATTTTGTTTTTTGAGACAGAAGAGCGACAGGTGATTGCTCATACTAAGCGTGAATCGTTCAGTATTGATTATAAGTTATACGAACTTGAGGATTTGTTAAGTAGTCAGTTTATGCGGGTGTCGAAGTCAACGATTTTAAATTTAAGGCAAGTATACGCGTTGACCAGATCGATTTCGAATTGTCAGGTACACTTTCATGATACTTATAAAGCTGTCTATGTTTCACGACACTATTACCATAGTTTACGTGATCGGTTAAATGAGAGAAGGTCATTATAA
- the purB gene encoding adenylosuccinate lyase produces MLERYTRPQMGQVWTDENKYATWLQVEIAATNAWSEIGEVPKADAVKIAQNASFTAERVAELEQVTHHDVVAFTRTVSESLGPEKKWVHFGLTSTDVVDTAQGLQLKQADEIIRQDLQALKQTIAQKAIKYKYTVEMGRTHGVQAEPTTFGLKLARWYAEINRDIDRFEHAAKGVESGKISGAVGTFANVPPAVEISVMQQLGLTRQPITSQILPRDLHAEYIATLALIATSIENWATEIRGLQRSEIHEVEEHFRAGQKGSSAMPHKRNPIGSENLCGMARVLRGNIVTAYEDVSLWHERDISHSSAERVILPDTTIGIDYMLDRFNRILANLDVFPETMRKNMDKTYGLIYSQRLLLKLIDEEGLARETAYDMVQQLTAKSWNEGISFKKLVENSEIVNYLSQAEIDDAFDYHYHLSHVDEIFAQLGLE; encoded by the coding sequence ATGCTTGAACGTTATACACGACCACAAATGGGTCAAGTCTGGACAGATGAAAATAAATATGCGACTTGGCTACAAGTTGAAATTGCGGCTACAAACGCGTGGAGTGAAATTGGCGAAGTTCCAAAAGCAGATGCAGTAAAAATTGCCCAGAATGCTAGCTTTACAGCCGAAAGGGTTGCCGAACTTGAACAGGTAACCCATCATGATGTGGTTGCCTTTACTCGGACAGTTTCTGAAAGCCTTGGCCCAGAGAAAAAATGGGTTCATTTTGGGCTGACTTCAACTGATGTGGTTGATACAGCTCAAGGACTACAATTAAAACAAGCCGATGAGATTATCAGACAAGATTTACAAGCTTTAAAGCAGACGATTGCACAAAAAGCAATCAAATATAAGTATACGGTTGAAATGGGGCGTACACATGGTGTACAAGCTGAACCAACAACTTTTGGCTTAAAATTAGCTCGTTGGTATGCGGAAATTAACCGAGACATAGACCGCTTTGAGCACGCGGCTAAAGGAGTGGAGTCTGGCAAAATTTCTGGAGCAGTGGGTACCTTTGCTAACGTTCCACCAGCAGTTGAGATCAGCGTGATGCAGCAACTGGGATTAACGCGTCAGCCGATTACTAGCCAAATCTTACCGCGTGATTTACATGCGGAATATATTGCTACTTTGGCTTTGATTGCGACTAGTATTGAAAACTGGGCAACAGAAATTCGCGGCTTGCAACGTTCGGAAATCCACGAAGTTGAAGAACATTTTAGAGCGGGCCAAAAAGGCTCATCAGCTATGCCACATAAACGTAATCCGATTGGTTCTGAAAATTTGTGTGGGATGGCAAGAGTTCTGCGTGGCAATATTGTTACTGCTTATGAAGATGTCTCTTTATGGCATGAGCGTGATATTTCGCATTCTAGTGCTGAACGAGTAATTTTGCCAGATACGACAATTGGCATTGATTACATGCTTGATCGCTTCAATCGTATTTTGGCTAATCTCGATGTTTTTCCTGAAACGATGCGCAAAAACATGGATAAAACCTATGGCTTAATCTATTCACAAAGACTTCTGCTTAAGTTAATTGATGAAGAGGGTTTGGCTCGTGAAACAGCTTATGATATGGTGCAGCAGTTAACCGCTAAGTCTTGGAATGAAGGCATTTCATTTAAAAAATTAGTGGAAAATAGTGAGATTGTAAATTATTTATCTCAGGCAGAGATTGATGATGCATTCGATTATCACTATCATTTGAGTCATGTTGATGAAATCTTTGCTCAGTTAGGACTTGAATAA
- a CDS encoding adenylosuccinate synthase: MTAVAVVGSQWGDEGKGKITDFLSKDAAYAVRANGGNNAGHTIEIDDKTFKMRLTPSGIFTAKSAVIGNGVVINPEVLLGELENLEANNIDTSKLKISNRAHVIMPYDILQDEYQEEVKGANKIGTTKNGIGPTYMDKASRIGIRVCDLLEKETLAEKLHANLTEKNDLFTKVYGKPALEFDEIFEQYYEYGQKLAQYVTDTSVLVNDALDRNENVLLEGAQGVMLDIDEGTYPFVTSSNTISGGIASGIGVGANRLQTVIGVCKAYTTRVGEGPFPTELLNATGDRIRDTAHEYGTVTGRPRRVGWFDSVALRHAKRVAGITALSLNLLDIFSGFDQIKVATAYELDGQTIDYYPASLKELDRCKPVYEELPAWNEDITGAKSWSDLPKNAQSFLKRISELVGVPLVTVSVGPERQQTIVLQDPWEL, encoded by the coding sequence ATGACAGCAGTTGCAGTTGTTGGTAGCCAATGGGGCGATGAAGGTAAAGGTAAAATTACCGATTTTTTAAGTAAAGACGCAGCTTATGCAGTCCGGGCAAATGGTGGCAATAATGCCGGCCATACCATAGAAATCGATGATAAAACTTTTAAAATGAGATTAACACCATCAGGGATTTTTACTGCTAAAAGTGCTGTAATTGGTAATGGTGTGGTGATTAATCCAGAAGTTTTGCTGGGTGAGCTTGAGAACCTTGAGGCTAACAATATTGATACTAGCAAGCTTAAGATTTCTAATCGGGCGCATGTCATCATGCCTTATGATATTTTGCAGGATGAATATCAAGAGGAAGTAAAGGGCGCTAATAAGATTGGCACCACTAAGAATGGAATTGGTCCAACTTATATGGATAAGGCTTCGAGAATTGGCATCAGAGTTTGTGATTTACTAGAAAAAGAGACATTAGCTGAAAAGTTACATGCTAATTTGACTGAAAAGAATGATTTGTTTACCAAAGTTTATGGTAAACCTGCGTTAGAGTTTGACGAAATTTTTGAGCAATATTATGAATATGGACAAAAATTAGCTCAGTATGTTACTGACACCTCTGTTTTGGTTAATGATGCCCTAGATCGCAATGAAAATGTGTTACTTGAAGGTGCCCAAGGAGTAATGCTAGATATTGATGAAGGCACTTATCCGTTTGTGACTTCATCGAATACCATCTCTGGTGGAATTGCTAGCGGAATTGGTGTTGGCGCTAATCGTTTGCAAACGGTTATTGGTGTCTGCAAGGCTTATACGACTAGGGTAGGTGAGGGACCATTTCCAACTGAATTACTTAATGCTACAGGAGATCGGATTCGCGATACTGCACATGAATATGGAACGGTTACTGGTCGTCCGCGTCGAGTTGGTTGGTTTGATTCAGTTGCTTTGCGTCATGCTAAAAGGGTTGCTGGGATTACTGCCTTGAGTCTGAACTTACTTGATATTTTTAGTGGATTTGATCAAATTAAAGTTGCAACAGCTTATGAACTTGATGGACAAACGATTGACTATTATCCGGCTAGTTTGAAGGAATTAGATCGTTGTAAACCAGTCTATGAGGAATTACCTGCTTGGAATGAAGACATTACTGGCGCTAAGAGTTGGTCTGATTTGCCAAAGAATGCTCAGAGTTTTTTAAAACGCATTAGTGAATTAGTTGGTGTGCCGTTAGTAACGGTTTCGGTCGGACCTGAACGTCAACAAACGATTGTTTTACAAGATCCATGGGAATTATAA
- a CDS encoding GMP reductase translates to MSNYFSMEAFDYDDIQLVPNKGIIKSRSEADTSVKLGNRTFKLPVVPANMESVINDNLAIWLAQNGYYYVMHRFQPEKRLNFIKMMHQKGLFASISVGIKDSEYDFIDKLVSEGITPEYITIDVAHGHSVFVIKMIKYIKSKLPDSFLTAGNIATPEAVRELENAGADATKVGVGPGKACITKLKTGFGTGGWQLAALRMCSKVASKPIIADGGIRHNGDIAKSVRFGATMVMIGSMLAGHEESPGNVIKIDGKTYKQYWGSASEVQKGAYRNVEGKQMLVDYRGSIADTLTEMQEDLQSAISYAGGKTLSSIKLVDYVIVKSSIFNGDK, encoded by the coding sequence ATGAGTAATTACTTCAGCATGGAAGCCTTTGATTATGATGATATTCAATTAGTACCAAACAAGGGAATTATTAAGAGCCGAAGCGAAGCTGATACCAGCGTCAAGCTAGGAAACCGAACATTTAAATTACCGGTTGTTCCTGCAAATATGGAGAGCGTAATTAATGATAATTTAGCTATCTGGCTTGCCCAAAATGGTTACTATTATGTTATGCATCGTTTCCAACCAGAAAAACGACTTAATTTCATTAAAATGATGCACCAAAAAGGGCTTTTTGCTTCTATTTCAGTGGGCATCAAAGACAGTGAATACGACTTTATCGACAAGTTAGTTAGTGAGGGTATCACTCCCGAGTACATTACTATCGATGTCGCTCATGGCCATTCAGTCTTTGTTATTAAAATGATTAAATACATCAAATCTAAATTACCAGATAGTTTTTTAACTGCTGGTAATATTGCTACGCCTGAAGCAGTTCGCGAATTAGAAAATGCCGGAGCAGACGCAACTAAAGTTGGTGTCGGCCCTGGTAAAGCCTGTATTACTAAACTCAAAACTGGTTTCGGCACTGGTGGTTGGCAACTAGCTGCTCTTAGAATGTGTAGCAAGGTTGCTAGCAAACCAATTATCGCTGACGGCGGCATTAGACATAACGGTGATATTGCCAAGTCTGTCCGCTTTGGTGCAACAATGGTAATGATTGGTTCTATGTTAGCTGGGCACGAAGAATCCCCTGGCAATGTTATTAAGATTGATGGCAAAACTTACAAACAATACTGGGGTTCAGCTTCCGAAGTACAAAAGGGCGCCTATCGTAATGTTGAAGGTAAACAAATGCTAGTAGATTATCGTGGTTCAATTGCCGACACGCTAACAGAAATGCAAGAAGATTTACAATCAGCGATTTCTTATGCTGGTGGTAAAACCCTTAGTTCAATCAAACTTGTCGATTACGTCATCGTTAAAAGCTCAATCTTTAATGGAGACAAATAA
- a CDS encoding BspA family leucine-rich repeat surface protein, whose amino-acid sequence MKKFWSNKKLLVTCCSIVSAGLFTIGLANPQPVQARDLLPNTTTTNSNQHLIGMDGSCQWDYDPSSKTLTFRPQKPNASLSSTPITKLNSQFKELKQINFTHPVNLAKNSQSKFKDLTKLENIQGLNLVNTGNVTNMMAMFEYDHNLTKLDLSNFNTKKVTNMNAMFASMERLTELNVNKFDTSNVTNMNYMFEGLSKVTSLDLSNFDTGKVTSMSGMFARDSELTKLDLRSFNTINVQDMDYMFSDLTKIKSLNLASFNTSNAVDLSYMFLDDTNLTSLDLSNFDTTQAAKYDLRTLGILANCGNPEGFVLKLGNHRLRKSAFIGNKMTQIRAIGNGELDHPQGATYSLKQFQNLYNQAAKNCPTDTYIMSKGKIVNFKQKPLAIVDRTTKHNAYLYDRTGLRVNQITIQADSKVATYDSAVINGKKFYYMGNGLYIANDDIGTTTKGNGNLLVNGKAVAQTTLTDQNDLPTSIVVFKPNKTISSAIIKNKNGQNYYEADAEHIIPADRYATTKRKLIHNAYLYAPNGKRIGKKVLKRKQVYSTYGNAVLIGKHYYYFLGNNQYVKAANF is encoded by the coding sequence ATGAAAAAATTCTGGTCTAACAAGAAATTATTGGTAACATGCTGCAGCATCGTTAGCGCCGGGTTATTTACAATTGGATTAGCAAATCCGCAACCAGTACAGGCACGCGATTTATTGCCAAACACAACTACCACTAACAGTAATCAACACTTAATTGGCATGGATGGATCTTGTCAGTGGGACTACGATCCAAGCAGTAAGACTTTAACCTTCAGGCCCCAAAAGCCTAATGCTAGCCTTTCCTCAACTCCTATTACTAAACTTAATTCGCAATTTAAAGAACTCAAACAAATTAACTTTACTCACCCAGTTAATTTAGCCAAAAATTCACAGAGTAAATTTAAAGATTTAACTAAACTGGAAAATATTCAAGGACTCAATTTAGTCAATACAGGCAATGTAACCAATATGATGGCGATGTTTGAATATGACCACAATTTAACTAAGCTAGACTTAAGTAATTTTAATACTAAAAAAGTAACTAACATGAATGCCATGTTCGCCAGTATGGAAAGATTAACTGAGCTTAATGTCAACAAGTTTGATACCAGCAATGTAACTAATATGAATTATATGTTTGAAGGGCTTAGTAAAGTCACTAGTTTAGATCTTAGTAACTTTGATACCGGCAAAGTTACTTCAATGAGCGGAATGTTTGCTCGTGACAGTGAGCTTACCAAATTAGATTTGCGTAGCTTTAATACCATTAATGTCCAAGATATGGATTATATGTTCAGTGACTTAACAAAGATTAAGTCGTTAAATTTAGCTAGTTTTAATACTAGCAATGCAGTAGATCTTAGCTACATGTTTCTTGACGATACTAACTTGACATCGCTTGATCTTAGTAACTTTGATACTACTCAAGCTGCCAAATACGATTTACGTACACTAGGAATCTTAGCCAATTGCGGTAATCCCGAGGGTTTCGTATTAAAACTAGGTAACCACAGACTCAGGAAGTCAGCTTTTATTGGCAACAAAATGACGCAAATTAGAGCAATTGGTAATGGTGAGCTTGACCACCCACAAGGCGCAACTTATTCACTCAAACAATTCCAAAACTTATACAACCAGGCCGCCAAAAATTGTCCTACCGATACATATATTATGTCCAAGGGTAAGATTGTGAATTTTAAGCAAAAACCTCTCGCAATAGTTGATCGAACTACTAAGCACAACGCTTATCTCTATGATCGAACAGGTCTACGTGTCAACCAAATTACTATCCAAGCAGATTCCAAAGTTGCTACTTACGACTCAGCTGTTATTAACGGCAAGAAGTTTTACTATATGGGCAATGGACTATATATTGCTAATGACGATATTGGAACTACTACCAAGGGTAATGGTAACTTGCTTGTTAATGGCAAAGCAGTTGCTCAAACAACCCTAACTGATCAAAACGATTTACCAACAAGTATTGTAGTCTTTAAACCGAATAAGACAATTTCAAGTGCCATTATAAAAAACAAAAATGGACAAAACTATTATGAAGCAGATGCAGAGCATATCATTCCCGCTGATCGTTATGCTACAACCAAGCGTAAATTGATCCACAATGCCTATCTTTACGCCCCTAACGGTAAACGCATTGGCAAAAAGGTGCTAAAGCGCAAACAAGTCTATTCAACTTATGGTAATGCAGTCTTGATTGGCAAGCACTATTATTATTTCCTGGGAAATAATCAGTATGTCAAAGCTGCTAATTTTTAA
- a CDS encoding APC family permease codes for MEKSRKFNDKLGFWSIVLLAINSIIGSGIFLTPGSVVKRVGSKALMVYLIAATLAAIIAISFAAAAKYVTKSGAAYAYAKAAFGDNVGFYIGILRYFSASVAWGVMAVGVIKSTIAIFGGQADNPVNITLGFLLLMSIITMINLLGQKFLKLVMNIATVGKIAALILIIIAGASLLLKSGTSLDLTVVDQITQHGQKIVPNITLTNFVMAVVAAFFVFTGFESIASGSDDMQKPEKNLPKAIPLAILIIAIIYIGVITVAILLNPRALMTTKQVVAISAVFNNKILRAIILVGALVSMLGVNIASSFNAPRILEAMARQQQLSQSLTKRTEHNFPARTFLISVALAILVPLAFQYNLTNLITLSAIVRFLGYLVVPLAVIAFYFDKSKEAVLPANKNVWTDLIAPIFSIILVGFLLIKYDWQLQFGIVDNGKVIGVNWSAIAVMLFGLVILPLAMFLISRKDRK; via the coding sequence ATGGAAAAAAGCAGAAAGTTTAATGATAAGCTGGGTTTCTGGTCGATTGTATTGCTGGCGATTAATTCAATCATTGGATCTGGTATTTTTTTAACACCAGGTAGTGTAGTAAAGCGGGTAGGAAGCAAGGCATTAATGGTTTATCTAATTGCTGCGACTTTGGCAGCAATTATAGCTATCTCATTTGCAGCAGCAGCTAAATATGTAACTAAATCAGGAGCTGCATATGCTTATGCGAAGGCAGCTTTTGGCGATAATGTCGGCTTTTATATTGGAATTTTACGCTATTTTTCAGCTAGTGTAGCTTGGGGCGTAATGGCTGTAGGAGTGATCAAATCGACAATTGCTATTTTTGGTGGCCAAGCAGATAATCCAGTTAATATTACGCTGGGCTTTTTATTATTGATGTCAATTATTACTATGATCAATTTATTGGGACAGAAGTTTTTGAAGTTGGTAATGAATATTGCAACAGTTGGTAAAATTGCTGCTTTAATCTTAATTATTATTGCTGGTGCTAGTCTACTGTTAAAGAGTGGGACTTCACTTGATCTGACAGTAGTTGATCAAATTACTCAGCATGGTCAAAAAATTGTTCCGAATATAACACTAACTAACTTTGTCATGGCAGTAGTCGCTGCTTTTTTCGTATTTACGGGCTTTGAGTCGATAGCTTCTGGTTCTGATGATATGCAAAAGCCGGAAAAAAATCTCCCTAAGGCAATTCCACTGGCTATTTTGATAATTGCGATTATTTATATTGGTGTGATAACAGTGGCAATATTACTTAATCCGCGGGCATTGATGACTACTAAACAAGTGGTGGCAATTAGTGCAGTTTTTAATAATAAAATCTTGCGAGCAATAATTTTAGTTGGCGCACTAGTTTCGATGTTAGGCGTCAATATTGCTTCAAGCTTTAATGCGCCACGAATCTTGGAAGCAATGGCCCGTCAGCAACAACTTTCGCAATCCTTAACTAAGCGCACGGAGCACAACTTTCCGGCAAGAACATTTCTTATCTCTGTTGCACTAGCAATTTTAGTGCCACTGGCTTTTCAATATAATTTAACCAATCTAATTACGCTAAGTGCCATAGTCAGATTTTTAGGTTATTTAGTCGTGCCATTAGCAGTAATTGCCTTTTATTTTGATAAAAGTAAGGAAGCTGTTTTACCTGCAAATAAAAATGTTTGGACTGATCTAATTGCTCCGATTTTTTCTATTATTTTAGTTGGCTTTCTATTAATAAAATATGATTGGCAGCTGCAGTTTGGTATAGTCGATAATGGAAAAGTAATTGGTGTTAATTGGTCAGCAATTGCAGTAATGCTTTTTGGGTTAGTAATTTTACCGCTAGCAATGTTTTTGATTTCAAGAAAAGATCGCAAATAA